The following coding sequences lie in one Dehalococcoidia bacterium genomic window:
- a CDS encoding redoxin family protein yields the protein MTIKRCRIKSILIILATIILLAGIAGCVVPIGSKVGDKAPDFTLSTLDGGQIRLADLKGKTVVLVFWTTGCGACIYQMPFLEEAHDELGNDVEFVNINIGEDSYQVQAVIDYYGFSLPVALDSDEMVSTDYNIIYTPTNIIIDKYGVIHYVRKGAFTSGTEILSILNAME from the coding sequence ATGACTATAAAGAGATGCCGAATAAAATCAATCCTCATAATACTTGCGACGATAATACTGCTGGCAGGAATCGCTGGATGCGTAGTGCCGATTGGATCTAAGGTCGGCGATAAAGCACCGGACTTCACTTTATCTACGCTCGACGGCGGACAGATCAGGCTCGCCGACCTCAAAGGCAAGACCGTCGTGCTTGTCTTCTGGACAACGGGATGCGGCGCCTGCATTTACCAGATGCCTTTTCTCGAGGAAGCACATGACGAATTGGGCAATGATGTCGAATTCGTCAACATCAACATCGGAGAGGACAGCTATCAGGTACAGGCAGTCATCGACTATTACGGTTTCAGCCTTCCCGTGGCGCTCGATAGCGATGAGATGGTATCGACAGACTACAATATCATCTATACGCCGACAAATATCATCATCGACAAGTATGGAGTCATTCACTACGTCAGGAAAGGCGCTTTTACCAGCGGAACGGAAATTCTAAGTATATTGAACGCTATGGAATAG